One window of the Rosa rugosa chromosome 3, drRosRugo1.1, whole genome shotgun sequence genome contains the following:
- the LOC133740126 gene encoding methyltransferase-like protein 2 isoform X2, with protein MEYSKTTDKLTEFLDSGIYRFEDSNAVFIDPVRVLNRSYTRFRVSPSAYYCRPFDSTCPPEPSVASNSRKRKRKEKKKKKKPRALNEREQVADQRHQEVRPFLLKAHESLIRTSEVLEVMSNLRGCLGPETSSPGVKQSFVELAQVWQAPLYEITLNFHTNYKEGEDGGSLATQGCEQCVLPLFNNLVVNESSNDVEAEVLTSRYILPPKSSFYMSDMGQIHNLIPAESDFGFSVIVVDPPWENGSARQKSRYKTLPNRYFLSIPIKQLCHTDGAFVALWVTNREKLRDFVEKELFPAWGVTHVATFFWLKVKADGSLICDLDLFHHRPYECLLVGICRGKVMNSKQLLGSDHIPDNQIILSVPGDYSRKPPIGGLLQELAPRLKGGRSIELFAREMTTGWVSWGNEPLHFQESRNFVTE; from the exons ATGGAGTACTCCAAAACCACCGATAAGCTAACCGAGTTTTTGGACTCCGGGATTTACCGGTTCGAAGATTCCAACGCCGTTTTCATCGACCCGGTTCGCGTGCTCAACCGCTCCTACACCCGGTTTAGGGTTTCACCTTCCGCTTACTACTGTCGCCCATTCGACTCCACTTGCCCACCGGAGCCTAGCGTCGCTTCGAATTCCAGGAAGCGAAAgcggaaggagaagaagaagaagaagaagccccGGGCTCTGAACGAAAGAGAACAAGTCGCCGATCAACGCCACCAG GAAGTGAGACCTTTCTTACTGAAGGCACATGAATCTTTGATCCGAACAAGTGAGGTGTTAGAGGTTATGAGCAATTTGAGGGGTTGTTTGGGTCCTGAAACTTCCTCTCCAGGTGTTAAACAGTCATTTGTTGAACTCGCACAGGTCTGGCAGGCCCCTCTTTACGAGATTACTCTAAACTTCCATACAAATTACAAAGAAGGGGAAGATGGAG GCTCCCTTGCTACGCAAGGCTGTGAACAATGTGTTCTCCCTCTGTTTAACAACTTGGTCGTTAATGAGAGCAGTAATGATGTGGAGGCTGAAGTTTTGACCAGTCGATATATTTTGCCTCCGAAGAGTTCCTTCTACATG TCAGATATGGGGCAGATTCACAATCTAATTCCTG CTGAGTCTGATTTTGGCTTCAGTGTTATAGTTGTTGATCCACCATGGGAAAATGGCAGTGCTCGGCAGAAGTCGAG GTACAAAACTTTGCCCAACCGATATTTCTTATCCATTCCGATCAAGCAACTTTGTCACACAGATGGAGCATTTGTCGCCTTATGGGTAACAAATAGGGAGAAGTTGCGTGATTTTGTCGAGAAAGAGCTGTTTCCTGCTTGGGGAGTCACACATGTTGCTACTTTTTTCTGGTTGAAG GTGAAAGCTGACGGTTCCTTGATTTGTGATTTAGACCTGTTTCATCATAGGCCATATGAGTGCCTTCTTGTGGGCATCTGTCGTGGGAAG GTTATGAATTCTAAACAGCTGTTGGGATCAGATCATATACCagataatcaaattatattaagCGTACCGGGGGATTACTCAAGGAAGCCCCCAATAGGAG GATTGTTACAGGAGCTTGCTCCGAGGCTCAAAGGTGGTCGATCCATTGAACTATTTGCTAGAGAAATGACAACCGGATGGGTTTCTTGGGGGAATGAACCCCTTCATTTTCAAGAATCCAGGAATTTTGTAACCGAATAG
- the LOC133740127 gene encoding NEDD8-conjugating enzyme Ubc12-like isoform X1 translates to MIRLFKVKEKQQEVVDNAKEKGPVKKQSAGELRVQRDITELNLPNSISIAFPNGQDDLMNFEVTIEPDEGYYNGGRFLFTFEVTPVYPHEAPKVKCETKVYHPNIDLEGNICLNILREDWKPVLNISTVIYGLYYLFTQPNYEDPLNHEAADVLRDNPETFESNVKRAIAGDQWIGSTYFPKPDF, encoded by the exons ATGATCAGATTATTCAAAGTGAAGGAAAAGCAACAGGAAGTTGTAGACAATGCAAAGGAGAAGGGACCAGTCAAGAAGCAAAGTGCAGGGGAATTACGTGTTCAAAGAG ATATAACTGAGTTGAACCTGCCAAATTCAATTAGCATAGCATTCCCCAATGGACAAGATGATCTGATGAACTTTGAGGTCACCATTGAACCTGATGAAGGGTACTATAA CGGTGGCAGGTTTCTCTTCACATTTGAAGTTACCCCAGTCTATCCTCATGAAGCACCAAAGGTCAAGTGCGAAACAAAG GTCTATCATCCAAACATCGACTTGGAAGGGAATATCTGCCTTAACATTCTTCGTGAAGATTGGAAACCTGTCCTCAATATAAGTACTGTTATTTATGGATTGTATTACCTATTCACG CAACCAAATTATGAAGATCCTTTGAATCATGAGGCAGCTGATGTTTTGAGGGATAATCCAGAGACGTTCGAATCAAATGTGAAAAGGGCAATTGCTGGTGATCAATGGATTGGAAGTACCTATTTCCCTAAACCGGATTTTTGA
- the LOC133740126 gene encoding methyltransferase-like protein 2 isoform X1, translating into MEYSKTTDKLTEFLDSGIYRFEDSNAVFIDPVRVLNRSYTRFRVSPSAYYCRPFDSTCPPEPSVASNSRKRKRKEKKKKKKPRALNEREQVADQRHQEVRPFLLKAHESLIRTSEVLEVMSNLRGCLGPETSSPGVKQSFVELAQVWQAPLYEITLNFHTNYKEGEDGVIAVMYSTLCLLGSLATQGCEQCVLPLFNNLVVNESSNDVEAEVLTSRYILPPKSSFYMSDMGQIHNLIPAESDFGFSVIVVDPPWENGSARQKSRYKTLPNRYFLSIPIKQLCHTDGAFVALWVTNREKLRDFVEKELFPAWGVTHVATFFWLKVKADGSLICDLDLFHHRPYECLLVGICRGKVMNSKQLLGSDHIPDNQIILSVPGDYSRKPPIGGLLQELAPRLKGGRSIELFAREMTTGWVSWGNEPLHFQESRNFVTE; encoded by the exons ATGGAGTACTCCAAAACCACCGATAAGCTAACCGAGTTTTTGGACTCCGGGATTTACCGGTTCGAAGATTCCAACGCCGTTTTCATCGACCCGGTTCGCGTGCTCAACCGCTCCTACACCCGGTTTAGGGTTTCACCTTCCGCTTACTACTGTCGCCCATTCGACTCCACTTGCCCACCGGAGCCTAGCGTCGCTTCGAATTCCAGGAAGCGAAAgcggaaggagaagaagaagaagaagaagccccGGGCTCTGAACGAAAGAGAACAAGTCGCCGATCAACGCCACCAG GAAGTGAGACCTTTCTTACTGAAGGCACATGAATCTTTGATCCGAACAAGTGAGGTGTTAGAGGTTATGAGCAATTTGAGGGGTTGTTTGGGTCCTGAAACTTCCTCTCCAGGTGTTAAACAGTCATTTGTTGAACTCGCACAGGTCTGGCAGGCCCCTCTTTACGAGATTACTCTAAACTTCCATACAAATTACAAAGAAGGGGAAGATGGAG taaTTGCAGTGATGTACTCTACTTTGTGTTTGTTAGGCTCCCTTGCTACGCAAGGCTGTGAACAATGTGTTCTCCCTCTGTTTAACAACTTGGTCGTTAATGAGAGCAGTAATGATGTGGAGGCTGAAGTTTTGACCAGTCGATATATTTTGCCTCCGAAGAGTTCCTTCTACATG TCAGATATGGGGCAGATTCACAATCTAATTCCTG CTGAGTCTGATTTTGGCTTCAGTGTTATAGTTGTTGATCCACCATGGGAAAATGGCAGTGCTCGGCAGAAGTCGAG GTACAAAACTTTGCCCAACCGATATTTCTTATCCATTCCGATCAAGCAACTTTGTCACACAGATGGAGCATTTGTCGCCTTATGGGTAACAAATAGGGAGAAGTTGCGTGATTTTGTCGAGAAAGAGCTGTTTCCTGCTTGGGGAGTCACACATGTTGCTACTTTTTTCTGGTTGAAG GTGAAAGCTGACGGTTCCTTGATTTGTGATTTAGACCTGTTTCATCATAGGCCATATGAGTGCCTTCTTGTGGGCATCTGTCGTGGGAAG GTTATGAATTCTAAACAGCTGTTGGGATCAGATCATATACCagataatcaaattatattaagCGTACCGGGGGATTACTCAAGGAAGCCCCCAATAGGAG GATTGTTACAGGAGCTTGCTCCGAGGCTCAAAGGTGGTCGATCCATTGAACTATTTGCTAGAGAAATGACAACCGGATGGGTTTCTTGGGGGAATGAACCCCTTCATTTTCAAGAATCCAGGAATTTTGTAACCGAATAG
- the LOC133740427 gene encoding NAC domain-containing protein 71-like, with the protein MHPQAAVLPADIGLHCTDEELCMFMFLQKLINGSPPPTNVINGVNPYQYMPSNLPPGSLWYLICSNESKDTNLGYWRPKEEACKIFSDSTITGWRTTLEFYEGRAPHERKTNWVMQEYWITYEKVSENSKIKEAGLLCRVQSIGAEPKSNCKNLEKKVTSDVANHFTQPVVPLVEKRTGHASTSKPQVIKDNETGTLTVTERLPDHQIEFMPETEIDFPFGDDYIELLDLDRPASFSSSSDSSCLTISSDECFDSLALLEELETKTSQDRANKNAGCKFSISVSQRPDELVMYAAAASSGSLNKSPSEEMVKSHSSVPSSTVCVKSKEKTTMKLSRNQKPDQRNEGFSNSHTTTPPAGKKATVVKTKKLKKKYLCCLPC; encoded by the exons ATGCATCCACAAGCTGCAGTCCTGCCTGCTGATATTGGTCTTCACTGTACCGATGAGGAGCTCTGTATGTTTATGTTTTTACAGAAACTTATAAATGGATCACCACCTCCAACAAATGTGATCAATGGTGTAAATCCTTACCAATACATGCCCTCAAATTTACCGCCTG GTAGTCTTTGGTACTTGATTTGCTCTAATGAAAGCAAAGATACAAATCTTGGATACTGGAGGCCCAAAGAGGAGGCATGTAAAATATTCTCAGACTCTACCATCACTGGTTGGAGAACTACCCTTGAATTCTATGAAGGCCGAGCACCTCATGAACGAAAAACCAATTGGGTAATGCAAGAATACTGGATAACTTACGAGAAAGTTTCCGAAAACAGCAAGATAAAG GAAGCCGGTTTGCTTTGCAGAGTCCAATCTATTGGTGCTGAACCGAAATCAAACTGCAAAAACCTCGAGAAAAAGGTTACTTCTGATGTTGCTAATCACTTCACACAACCAGTTGTTCCACTCGTGGAGAAACGTACTGGACACGCTTCCACAAGCAAGCCTCAG GTGATCAAGGATAATGAAACAGGAACGTTAACTGTTACAGAAAGGCTTCCAGATCATCAAATAGAATTCATGCCCGAGACTGAGATAGATTTTCCTTTCGGAGATGACTACATAGAATTGCTGGATCTTGATAGACCAGCATCATTTTCTTCTAGTTCAGATTCAAGTTGCTTGACAATATCATCAGACGAATGCTTCGATTCCCTGGCTTTGTTGGAAGAACTAGAAACCAAAACTAGTCAAGACCGTGCAAATAAGAATGCAGGCTGCAAATTCAGTATTTCAGTATCTCAAAGACCAGATGAGTTGGTTATGTATGCAGCTGCCGCTTCCTCAG GATCTTTGAACAAATCTCCAAGTGAAGAAATGGTCAAAAGTCATTCTTCAGTTCCCAGTTCAACAGTCTGCGTTAAGAGTAAAGAAAAGACTACAATGAAACTGAGCAGAAATCAAAAACCAGACCAAAGGAATGAAGGTTTCTCGAATTCACATACGACAACACCTCCAGCAGGAAAGAAGGCTACTGTTGTCAAAACTAAGAAGCTTAAGAAAAAGTATCTTTGCTGCTTGCCATGTTAG
- the LOC133740127 gene encoding NEDD8-conjugating enzyme Ubc12-like isoform X2 has product MIRLFKVKEKQQEVVDNAKEKGPVKKQSAGELRVQRDITELNLPNSISIAFPNGQDDLMNFEVTIEPDEGYYKFLFTFEVTPVYPHEAPKVKCETKVYHPNIDLEGNICLNILREDWKPVLNISTVIYGLYYLFTQPNYEDPLNHEAADVLRDNPETFESNVKRAIAGDQWIGSTYFPKPDF; this is encoded by the exons ATGATCAGATTATTCAAAGTGAAGGAAAAGCAACAGGAAGTTGTAGACAATGCAAAGGAGAAGGGACCAGTCAAGAAGCAAAGTGCAGGGGAATTACGTGTTCAAAGAG ATATAACTGAGTTGAACCTGCCAAATTCAATTAGCATAGCATTCCCCAATGGACAAGATGATCTGATGAACTTTGAGGTCACCATTGAACCTGATGAAGGGTACTATAA GTTTCTCTTCACATTTGAAGTTACCCCAGTCTATCCTCATGAAGCACCAAAGGTCAAGTGCGAAACAAAG GTCTATCATCCAAACATCGACTTGGAAGGGAATATCTGCCTTAACATTCTTCGTGAAGATTGGAAACCTGTCCTCAATATAAGTACTGTTATTTATGGATTGTATTACCTATTCACG CAACCAAATTATGAAGATCCTTTGAATCATGAGGCAGCTGATGTTTTGAGGGATAATCCAGAGACGTTCGAATCAAATGTGAAAAGGGCAATTGCTGGTGATCAATGGATTGGAAGTACCTATTTCCCTAAACCGGATTTTTGA